The genomic interval GTACGTTGCCCCATCTTCTCGTCGCCGGCGGTGCCGGATACATCGGTAGCCATACCCTGCGCGCTCTGCGAAAGGCCGGGCACACCGCCGTCGTGATCGATGACCTGCGCAGCGGCCGCGAATCCGCCGTGGAGGATGCGCCGCTGGTGCGCTGCGACGTCGGCGACCGGGCCGGTGTCGATCGCATGCTGGCGAGCTACGGCCCCTTCGACGGTGTGCTGCACTTCGCGGCTTCCATCCAGGTGGGCGAATCCGTGGCCGATCCGCTGGCCTACTACCGGAACAACGTGCTGGCGGCGGCCAACCTCATCGAGCGGGCGTTGCATCACGGCGCACGCGCATTCGTGCTCTCCTCCACGGCGGCCGTCTATGGCAACCCGGAAACGCAACCGATCGCAGAAACCGTGCCGCTGGCGCCCGTGAACCCCTACGGCGCTGGCAAGGCCATGGTCGAGCGCATCCTGGCCGACGTCGAGGCCGCCCATGGCATGCGCTGGGCGGCCCTTCGCTACTTCAATGCCTGCGGCGCGGATCCTGACGGCGGGCTGGGCGAGTGCCACGAGCCGGAAACCCACCTGATCCCGCTGGCCCTCGAAGCCGCGGCCGGTCTGCGGCCCGCGCTGA from bacterium carries:
- the galE gene encoding UDP-glucose 4-epimerase GalE, which produces MPHLLVAGGAGYIGSHTLRALRKAGHTAVVIDDLRSGRESAVEDAPLVRCDVGDRAGVDRMLASYGPFDGVLHFAASIQVGESVADPLAYYRNNVLAAANLIERALHHGARAFVLSSTAAVYGNPETQPIAETVPLAPVNPYGAGKAMVERILADVEAAHGMRWAALRYFNACGADPDGGLGECHEPETHLIPLALEAAAGLRPALKLFGTDYPTPDGTCVRDYVHVTDLASAHVAAIEGLLGGGPGGAFNLGSGAGLSNRQVIEGVGRVVGLPVPCEDAPRRAGDPPVLVADATRFRQAYGWQPRHSNLETIVRTAWDWLRLWRAL